From a single Kitasatospora azatica KCTC 9699 genomic region:
- a CDS encoding nitric oxide synthase oxygenase: MLWREAEAFYRLPELSHLPKARLAEVRRAIETDGSYQHTPDELLIGAKVAWRNHARCIGRMHWRSLRLLDFRHCRTAEEVAQACWEHLRQSTNKGQLRSVITIFAPRTAQGEIRILNPQLIRYAGYRQADGTVIGDPLHVEITELAQALGWNGTGGAFDVLPVIIQMPGDHPRAFDVPADALLEVPISHPELPGIAELGLKWHANPAVSNMGLEIGGISYTAAPFSGWYVGSEIGARNLSDTYRYDVLPDVAACMGLDTRHDRTLWKDRALVELTYAVLHSYRQAGVLIVDHHSAARQFLNHVDAEGQAGRPVPTQWSWVNPPLSASATPTYHRTYDAPDFGLRPNFVSQDTVLSCPVTGAVRAVEQ, from the coding sequence GTGTTGTGGCGCGAGGCGGAGGCGTTCTACCGACTGCCAGAGCTCAGCCACCTGCCGAAGGCCCGGCTGGCCGAGGTCAGACGGGCCATCGAGACGGACGGCAGCTACCAGCACACCCCTGACGAGCTGCTGATCGGGGCCAAGGTCGCCTGGCGCAACCACGCACGGTGCATCGGTCGGATGCATTGGCGCTCACTGCGACTGCTCGACTTCCGGCACTGCCGAACCGCCGAGGAGGTCGCGCAGGCCTGTTGGGAGCATCTGCGGCAGTCCACCAACAAGGGCCAGCTACGCTCGGTGATAACGATTTTCGCTCCGCGCACCGCACAGGGCGAGATCCGCATTCTCAACCCCCAGCTGATCCGTTACGCCGGGTACCGGCAGGCCGACGGCACGGTGATCGGCGATCCGCTGCATGTGGAAATCACCGAGCTGGCCCAAGCATTGGGATGGAACGGGACTGGTGGGGCATTTGATGTCCTGCCTGTCATCATCCAGATGCCCGGCGATCACCCACGGGCCTTCGACGTCCCGGCGGACGCGCTGCTCGAGGTGCCGATCAGTCATCCGGAGCTGCCGGGGATCGCCGAACTCGGGCTGAAATGGCACGCGAATCCGGCGGTCTCCAACATGGGCCTGGAGATCGGCGGAATCAGCTACACCGCGGCGCCGTTCAGTGGTTGGTACGTCGGCTCCGAGATAGGCGCCCGCAATCTCAGTGACACCTACCGCTACGACGTCCTGCCGGACGTCGCCGCGTGCATGGGACTCGACACCCGCCACGACCGCACCCTGTGGAAGGACCGCGCCCTGGTCGAGCTCACCTATGCTGTCCTGCACAGCTACCGCCAGGCCGGCGTGCTGATCGTCGACCACCACAGCGCGGCCCGCCAGTTCCTCAACCACGTGGACGCCGAGGGCCAGGCCGGGCGGCCGGTGCCGACCCAGTGGTCCTGGGTCAATCCCCCGCTCTCCGCCAGCGCCACGCCCACGTACCACCGAACGTACGACGCCCCCGACTTCGGTCTCCGTCCGAACTTCGTCAGCCAGGACACCGTGCTGAGCTGCCCGGTGACCGGCGCCGTCCGGGCGGTCGAGCAGTGA
- a CDS encoding FAD/NAD(P)-binding protein — protein sequence MTGSRTNVCIIGAGPRGLSVLERLCANERAQPLCSALVVHVVDPFQPGAGAVWRTDQSRHLLMNTVASQISVYTDDSSQIDGPIEPGPTLYEWARQLAGSDGAQGFDGAQGFDGAHGFDGAQELDGAQGFDDQTLAEARDLQPNTYPTRAFYGSYLHDSFRRVVDRAPEHVTIQVHRSRAVAVADSRGSGETQAVCLENGLWLDDLNAVVLAQGHVPTQLSSREERTAELARAHRLTYIRPGNPADQDLSGVLPGQNVLLRGLGLNFFDHMALFTMGRGGVFVRAADGRLAYQPSGLEPRLYASSRRGVPYHARGENEKGAFGRYFPKLLTAQYVAALRERAGKGDEVRFGTDLWPLIAREVESVYYGALLDSRGRGEERDAFVEAYLAAADSAEVVHAFGIAADDRWSWELLSQPYRDREFDSREDFQEWLLGYLAQDVAAAMQGNLTGPLKAALDVLRDLRNEIRLAVDHGGLYGDSHRDELEGWYTPLNAFLSIGPPASRIEQMIALIEAGVLELTGPQTEIRIDTESGAFVAHSSVVPGPVVRSTVLIEARLQEPDLRRTADPLLRALLESAQAATFRIATSEGSYETGGLAVTERPYRILDAQGAPHPRRFAYGVPTESVHWVTAAGIRPGVDSVTLGDSDSIARAVLALPVVDRGEAAESAATAAEGAGVIV from the coding sequence ATGACCGGCAGCAGGACCAACGTCTGCATCATCGGTGCTGGCCCGCGCGGGCTCTCCGTCCTGGAGCGCCTGTGTGCCAACGAGCGTGCGCAGCCCTTGTGTTCGGCCCTGGTGGTGCATGTCGTGGACCCGTTCCAGCCGGGCGCCGGCGCGGTCTGGCGCACCGACCAGTCCCGACACCTGCTGATGAACACCGTGGCCTCGCAGATCAGCGTCTACACCGACGACAGCTCGCAGATCGACGGCCCGATCGAACCGGGCCCCACCCTCTACGAGTGGGCCCGACAGCTGGCCGGATCCGACGGTGCGCAGGGGTTCGACGGTGCGCAGGGGTTCGACGGTGCGCATGGCTTCGATGGTGCGCAGGAGCTCGACGGTGCGCAGGGCTTCGACGACCAGACGCTGGCGGAGGCCCGCGACCTGCAGCCGAACACGTACCCCACCCGTGCGTTCTACGGCAGTTACCTGCACGACAGCTTCCGCCGGGTGGTGGATCGGGCTCCGGAGCACGTCACCATCCAGGTGCACCGCTCGCGCGCGGTCGCCGTGGCCGACTCCCGGGGCAGCGGGGAGACCCAGGCCGTCTGCCTGGAGAACGGCCTCTGGCTGGACGACCTGAACGCCGTCGTCCTGGCTCAGGGCCATGTGCCGACGCAGCTGTCCTCCCGTGAGGAGCGCACCGCGGAGTTGGCGCGGGCGCACCGCCTGACGTACATCCGTCCCGGCAACCCGGCGGACCAGGACCTCAGCGGCGTCCTGCCCGGCCAGAACGTGCTGCTGCGCGGACTCGGCCTCAACTTCTTCGACCACATGGCACTGTTCACCATGGGCCGCGGGGGCGTCTTCGTCCGGGCCGCCGACGGGCGCCTGGCCTACCAGCCCTCGGGCCTGGAACCGCGACTGTACGCGAGCTCCCGGCGCGGCGTGCCGTACCACGCCCGCGGTGAGAACGAGAAGGGCGCCTTCGGTCGCTACTTCCCGAAGCTGCTCACGGCCCAGTACGTCGCGGCCCTTCGCGAGCGCGCCGGCAAGGGCGACGAGGTGCGCTTCGGCACCGACTTGTGGCCGCTGATCGCCCGCGAGGTGGAGAGCGTCTACTACGGGGCGCTGCTCGACTCCCGCGGCCGTGGCGAGGAGCGGGACGCTTTCGTCGAGGCGTACCTGGCCGCGGCGGACAGCGCCGAGGTGGTGCACGCCTTCGGTATCGCGGCGGACGACCGCTGGAGTTGGGAACTGCTCTCCCAGCCGTACCGCGACCGGGAGTTCGACAGCCGGGAGGACTTCCAGGAGTGGCTGCTGGGGTACCTGGCGCAGGATGTCGCGGCCGCGATGCAAGGGAACCTGACCGGTCCTCTGAAGGCAGCCCTGGACGTGCTGCGAGACCTGCGCAACGAGATCCGCCTGGCGGTGGACCACGGTGGGCTGTACGGCGACTCGCACCGCGACGAGCTGGAGGGCTGGTACACCCCGCTCAACGCCTTCCTCTCGATCGGCCCGCCGGCCTCGCGGATCGAGCAGATGATCGCGCTGATCGAGGCCGGGGTGCTGGAGCTGACCGGCCCGCAGACGGAGATCCGGATCGACACCGAGTCCGGGGCGTTCGTCGCGCACAGCTCCGTGGTTCCCGGGCCCGTGGTCCGGTCCACGGTGCTGATCGAGGCCAGGCTGCAGGAACCCGACCTGCGGCGCACCGCCGACCCGCTGCTGCGCGCACTGCTGGAGTCCGCGCAGGCGGCCACCTTCCGCATCGCCACGTCCGAGGGCAGCTACGAGACCGGCGGCCTCGCCGTGACCGAGCGTCCGTACCGGATCCTCGACGCGCAGGGCGCGCCGCACCCGCGCCGCTTCGCCTACGGGGTGCCCACCGAGTCCGTGCACTGGGTCACGGCCGCGGGCATCCGGCCCGGGGTGGACTCGGTGACCCTGGGTGACTCCGACTCGATCGCCCGAGCGGTGCTCGCCCTGCCGGTGGTGGACCGGGGCGAGGCAGCCGAGAGCGCGGCGACTGCGGCCGAGGGCGCCGGGGTGATCGTATGA
- a CDS encoding class-II fumarase/aspartase family protein, whose amino-acid sequence MSGRGDTTQDAGLLSPVRAGTPVEEAVCDQAWLQAMLDAEAALARAQARLGTVPAAAARTISEAARAENFELRELALAARETANPVVGLVQALTRVVSATDPAAAEYVHRGSTSQDVFDTGAMLVARRALLIIRADLARTTTALGALAKRHRDTVMAGRTLALQAVPTTFGLKAAGWRQLLLDADRRLGQVYDHGLPVALGGAAGTLAGYLEYARLDGGERGEPDLDRYLDLDRYLDALVDAFADETGLARPVLPWHVLRTPIADLAAALAFTAGALGKIAIDVQSLTRTEVGEVTEPAVAGRGSSSAMPHKRNPVLATLIRSAALQVPAIAGALSQCLVSEDERSAGVWHAEWQLLRECLRLTGGAAHTAVELAEGLDVRTDRMFANLQLTGSQIVSERIAAVLAPHLGKVAAKQLLTDAATRSQETGDPLPTVLAATPALQGILDPAALATLCDPSAYTGAASSLVDRALR is encoded by the coding sequence ATGAGCGGGCGAGGCGACACGACGCAGGACGCGGGACTGCTCTCCCCGGTCCGAGCCGGTACGCCGGTCGAGGAGGCCGTCTGCGACCAGGCATGGCTGCAGGCCATGCTCGACGCCGAAGCCGCCCTGGCCCGTGCCCAGGCCAGGCTCGGCACCGTGCCGGCGGCCGCCGCCCGGACCATCAGCGAGGCCGCCCGGGCCGAGAACTTCGAGCTGCGCGAACTCGCCCTGGCCGCCCGGGAAACCGCCAACCCCGTGGTCGGGCTGGTGCAGGCGCTCACCAGGGTGGTCAGCGCGACGGACCCGGCCGCGGCCGAGTACGTCCATCGCGGATCCACCAGCCAGGACGTCTTCGACACCGGGGCGATGCTGGTCGCCCGGCGGGCCCTGCTGATCATCCGCGCCGATCTGGCCCGGACGACCACCGCGTTGGGAGCACTCGCCAAGCGGCACCGCGACACCGTGATGGCAGGCCGCACCTTGGCGCTGCAGGCCGTCCCGACCACCTTCGGACTCAAGGCGGCCGGCTGGCGGCAGCTGCTCCTGGACGCGGACCGGCGTCTGGGTCAGGTGTACGACCACGGCCTGCCCGTTGCCCTCGGTGGTGCGGCCGGAACCCTGGCCGGGTACCTGGAGTACGCCAGGCTCGACGGCGGCGAGCGAGGCGAGCCCGACCTCGACCGCTACCTCGACCTCGACCGCTACCTCGACGCCCTGGTGGACGCCTTCGCCGACGAGACCGGGCTCGCCCGCCCGGTCCTGCCCTGGCACGTGCTGCGAACCCCGATCGCCGACCTCGCCGCAGCGCTGGCCTTCACCGCAGGCGCCCTGGGCAAGATCGCGATCGATGTGCAGTCCCTCACCCGCACCGAGGTCGGCGAGGTCACCGAACCCGCGGTAGCCGGCCGGGGCAGCTCCTCGGCGATGCCGCACAAACGCAACCCGGTGCTGGCCACGTTGATCCGCAGTGCCGCCCTCCAGGTCCCGGCGATCGCCGGCGCGCTCAGTCAGTGCCTGGTCTCGGAGGACGAACGCTCGGCCGGCGTCTGGCACGCCGAGTGGCAGCTGCTGCGCGAGTGCCTGCGCCTCACCGGCGGCGCCGCCCACACGGCGGTCGAACTGGCCGAGGGCCTGGACGTGCGTACCGACCGGATGTTCGCCAACCTCCAGCTGACCGGCAGTCAGATCGTGTCCGAACGCATCGCCGCCGTGCTCGCCCCCCACCTCGGCAAGGTCGCGGCCAAGCAACTCCTCACCGATGCTGCGACCCGCTCCCAGGAAACCGGTGACCCACTTCCCACCGTCCTCGCCGCGACCCCCGCCCTCCAAGGCATCCTCGACCCCGCCGCCCTCGCCACCCTGTGCGACCCCTCGGCCTACACCGGAGCCGCGTCCTCCCTGGTGGACCGCGCCCTGCGCTGA
- a CDS encoding tetratricopeptide repeat protein has product MGELERALAQAPTDVPAEELTPLHRMLGAMALRTRQYQTAVRALSEAAARLDREGQALDARETRLQLGRALCAQGSFGDGVAVLESLLDPAGPGAPEQAVGVGADREPSQAEQLTAQIRADLAGALLSLGEPRDAAVQYLHLADIADRWPEKELLTSAAAGAAGALALAGNWDGAKAALERALESNRAAPVLPDITDALRTLAVEAVDARGADAADEALGYLAEADRLREEFPDAAREQFRSVDVDLAQCLYTRGRVHAATGRSEQALAAFEQAVAVYDRAGYATSPPRFEALRMAALVESRALERTTAARTRLDKAAAEADAAGLPDAASTLRRLRNGLQ; this is encoded by the coding sequence ATGGGCGAACTCGAACGAGCCCTTGCGCAGGCCCCGACGGACGTCCCCGCCGAGGAGCTGACCCCGCTGCACCGGATGCTCGGCGCGATGGCGCTGCGCACCCGGCAGTACCAGACGGCCGTGCGCGCGCTCTCGGAGGCGGCGGCCCGGCTGGACCGCGAGGGCCAAGCGCTGGACGCCCGGGAGACGCGCCTCCAACTGGGCCGGGCGCTGTGCGCGCAGGGCTCGTTCGGCGACGGCGTGGCCGTCCTGGAGTCGCTGCTCGATCCGGCCGGACCGGGCGCACCGGAGCAGGCGGTCGGAGTCGGAGCGGACCGGGAACCGTCGCAGGCCGAGCAGTTGACGGCCCAGATCCGGGCCGACCTGGCCGGCGCCCTGCTCTCGCTGGGCGAGCCTCGGGACGCTGCGGTGCAGTACCTGCACCTGGCGGACATCGCCGACAGGTGGCCGGAGAAGGAACTGCTGACCTCCGCGGCAGCCGGAGCCGCGGGCGCGTTGGCGCTGGCGGGCAACTGGGACGGCGCGAAGGCGGCCCTGGAACGCGCACTCGAGTCCAACCGCGCGGCGCCGGTCCTGCCGGACATCACCGACGCCCTGCGCACCCTCGCGGTCGAAGCGGTCGACGCACGCGGCGCAGACGCCGCGGACGAGGCGCTCGGGTACCTGGCCGAGGCCGATCGGTTGCGCGAGGAGTTCCCGGACGCCGCTCGTGAGCAGTTCCGCAGCGTGGACGTCGACCTCGCGCAATGCCTGTACACCCGCGGCCGGGTGCATGCCGCCACGGGTCGGTCGGAGCAGGCGCTGGCAGCGTTCGAGCAGGCCGTCGCCGTCTACGACCGCGCGGGGTACGCGACGAGCCCGCCGCGCTTCGAAGCGCTGAGGATGGCCGCTCTGGTGGAGAGCCGGGCACTGGAGCGCACCACCGCGGCACGGACCCGCCTGGACAAGGCCGCCGCCGAAGCGGACGCAGCCGGCCTGCCCGATGCCGCATCCACCCTGCGCCGCCTGCGGAACGGCTTGCAGTAG
- a CDS encoding SWIM zinc finger family protein: MTSTAGFTEDDLRALAGPRSFDRGRGYRDAVDSLEVDGHRFTAIVHGTDAYEVVLEMDEEDGLWGECDCPYGLDGNFCKHCVAVGLVVLQRHGELPRLRADSGARTGSLESWLSSRSREDLLALVRELIDGDRDLRRRLELRAATAGADLGQMRARIADLLAVGRFSRYGYVEYADAHAYARQAGEAVEAISALTDTGQAGQAVVLAREAIRLLGEASDQVDDSDGHLGGVAADLGEAHLEACRGASPDPKEIAEWLVGHLLGGLSHLPEIDLEDYRDILGETGLARVRELAQEAWRRRPSGWAEKNLMQDLVKAEGDVDALIAVYAADLAPSGWTHLVIAQELDAAGREAEALEWAERGLRSTAGQAQVDDRLLDYVTGRYVRAGRLADAAAVRRDRFKAARTLAAYGKLRDAARAAGTWDIERATALDLLRTDADQGRGRGWYGDGPVLIDALIDEGDLDAAWEAAPGRAGTRQWLTLADRVRDRRPADALEVYRRAIEPLKQVTGDGNYQQMATLLLNARACHRALGTETEFATYLAALRADQKRKRNLMKILAEKGL; the protein is encoded by the coding sequence GTGACGAGCACTGCTGGATTCACTGAGGACGACCTGCGCGCGCTGGCGGGGCCGCGTTCCTTCGACCGGGGCCGGGGCTACCGCGACGCGGTCGACTCGCTCGAGGTGGACGGGCACCGGTTCACCGCCATCGTCCATGGGACCGATGCCTATGAGGTCGTGCTGGAGATGGACGAGGAGGACGGGCTGTGGGGGGAGTGCGATTGCCCCTACGGTCTGGACGGCAACTTCTGCAAGCACTGTGTCGCGGTGGGCCTGGTCGTGCTGCAGCGGCACGGGGAGCTGCCCCGGCTCCGGGCCGACAGCGGGGCGAGGACCGGCAGCCTGGAGTCGTGGCTTTCGTCGCGCTCACGCGAGGACCTGCTGGCCCTGGTCCGCGAACTGATCGACGGTGACCGGGACTTGCGCCGGCGCCTGGAGCTGCGGGCCGCGACCGCCGGTGCCGACCTGGGTCAGATGCGCGCACGGATCGCGGACCTGCTCGCGGTGGGCCGCTTCAGCCGGTACGGATACGTCGAGTACGCCGACGCCCACGCCTACGCGCGCCAGGCCGGTGAGGCGGTCGAGGCGATCAGCGCTCTGACCGACACGGGGCAGGCAGGGCAGGCGGTCGTCCTCGCGCGGGAGGCGATCAGGTTGCTCGGCGAGGCGTCTGACCAGGTGGACGACTCCGACGGACACCTCGGCGGGGTGGCAGCGGATCTGGGCGAGGCGCACCTGGAGGCCTGCCGTGGGGCCTCGCCCGATCCGAAGGAGATCGCCGAGTGGCTGGTCGGTCACCTGTTGGGCGGCCTGAGCCACCTGCCGGAGATCGATCTGGAGGATTACCGCGACATCCTCGGGGAGACGGGGCTCGCGCGGGTGCGGGAACTCGCGCAGGAAGCGTGGCGGCGCAGGCCGTCCGGCTGGGCCGAGAAGAACCTCATGCAGGACCTGGTCAAGGCCGAGGGCGACGTCGACGCGCTGATCGCCGTGTACGCCGCCGACCTCGCCCCGTCCGGCTGGACCCACCTGGTGATCGCGCAGGAACTGGACGCGGCCGGCCGCGAGGCCGAGGCGCTTGAGTGGGCCGAGCGAGGGCTGCGCAGCACCGCCGGGCAGGCCCAGGTCGACGACCGGCTGCTGGACTACGTCACCGGTCGCTACGTCCGAGCCGGGCGGCTCGCCGATGCCGCAGCCGTGCGCCGCGATCGGTTCAAGGCAGCGCGCACGCTGGCCGCCTACGGGAAGCTCCGGGACGCCGCACGGGCGGCTGGGACCTGGGACATCGAACGCGCCACCGCACTGGACCTGCTGCGCACCGACGCCGACCAGGGACGCGGCCGCGGGTGGTACGGCGACGGGCCGGTGCTGATCGACGCCCTGATCGACGAGGGGGACCTGGACGCGGCATGGGAGGCCGCCCCGGGACGCGCCGGCACCCGGCAGTGGCTGACACTGGCCGACCGGGTCCGCGATCGCCGTCCGGCCGATGCACTGGAGGTGTACCGCCGCGCCATCGAGCCGCTCAAGCAGGTAACCGGCGATGGCAACTATCAGCAGATGGCCACGCTGCTGCTGAACGCCCGCGCCTGCCACCGGGCACTGGGCACGGAAACAGAGTTCGCCACCTACCTGGCTGCACTGCGAGCCGACCAGAAGCGCAAGCGCAATCTCATGAAGATCCTTGCCGAGAAAGGTTTGTGA
- a CDS encoding ABC transporter ATP-binding protein has product MDDGARVIEAAGARRRYGGGFEAVRGVSFSVARGELFALLGTNGAGKTSILELLEGLARPSAGTIRVLGRDPYAERASVRPRIGVMLQEGGFPVDLTVDETARMWAGCVTGARPRQESLDLVGLGHRSGVRVRQLSGGERRRLDLALALLGRPQVLFLDEPTTGLDPQGRHDTWELVRALRAEGTTVLLTTHYLEEAEALADQLAILHQGRIVALGTPAEVTGARPARIAFGLPPGWHPGDLPPFPELGVLRHELREGRVVLHTDRLQHTLTALLRWAEQREVPLDRLDARTASLEEAFLAIAGQDTHAGQTGEGIAA; this is encoded by the coding sequence ATGGACGACGGAGCGAGGGTGATCGAGGCCGCCGGGGCACGCCGCAGGTACGGCGGCGGCTTCGAGGCGGTGCGCGGAGTGTCGTTCTCGGTGGCGAGGGGCGAGCTGTTCGCGCTGCTGGGAACCAACGGGGCGGGCAAGACCTCGATTCTGGAACTGCTGGAGGGGCTGGCCCGTCCGAGCGCCGGGACGATCAGGGTGCTGGGCCGCGATCCGTACGCAGAGCGGGCGTCGGTACGGCCCAGGATCGGGGTGATGCTCCAGGAGGGCGGCTTCCCGGTCGATCTGACGGTGGACGAGACCGCGCGGATGTGGGCGGGGTGCGTCACCGGGGCCCGGCCCCGGCAGGAGTCGCTGGACCTGGTGGGCCTGGGGCACCGGTCCGGCGTACGGGTCCGGCAGCTGTCGGGGGGCGAGCGGCGCCGACTGGACCTGGCGCTCGCGTTGCTGGGTCGGCCGCAGGTGCTGTTCCTGGACGAGCCGACCACCGGCCTGGACCCGCAGGGCCGGCACGACACCTGGGAGCTGGTCCGCGCGCTGCGGGCCGAGGGCACGACGGTGCTGCTGACCACCCACTACCTGGAGGAGGCGGAGGCGCTGGCCGACCAGCTGGCGATCCTGCACCAGGGCCGGATCGTCGCTCTCGGTACCCCCGCCGAGGTGACCGGCGCACGTCCGGCCCGGATCGCCTTCGGCCTGCCCCCGGGCTGGCACCCCGGCGACCTGCCGCCCTTCCCCGAGCTCGGCGTGCTGCGGCACGAGCTGCGCGAGGGCCGGGTGGTGCTGCACACCGACAGGCTCCAGCACACGCTCACCGCCCTGCTGCGCTGGGCCGAGCAGCGCGAGGTCCCGCTGGACCGGCTGGACGCGCGCACGGCCTCCCTGGAGGAGGCCTTCCTGGCCATCGCCGGACAGGACACACACGCCGGACAAACCGGAGAGGGGATCGCCGCATGA
- a CDS encoding ABC transporter permease yields MTAATRVRALGRAELTLLLRNRTAVAVALLLPVGTVAAWRPAMGQFAEGGAAGPLNEQLVSGGIGLVLLYVVYYNLVTAYVARREELVLKRLRTGEPTDLEILAGTALPAVAVALAQCLALVAAGAALLHLGLPRRPELLLAGLALGVPLQAALAAASTAFTRSVELAQLTTAPLILLSAVGSGVLIPLGSMPQLMGEVCRWLPLTPVMELVRAGWIGGSSAGAAQVLLELAAASAWTLFAAFAVRRWFRWEPRR; encoded by the coding sequence ATGACCGCCGCGACACGGGTGAGGGCGCTCGGCCGGGCGGAGCTGACGCTGCTGCTGCGCAACCGCACGGCCGTCGCCGTGGCACTGCTGCTGCCGGTCGGCACGGTGGCCGCCTGGCGCCCCGCCATGGGGCAGTTCGCCGAGGGCGGGGCGGCCGGGCCGCTGAACGAGCAACTGGTCAGCGGCGGGATCGGCCTGGTGCTGCTCTATGTCGTCTACTACAACCTGGTCACCGCCTATGTCGCGCGCCGCGAGGAGCTGGTGCTGAAGCGGCTGCGCACCGGGGAGCCGACCGACCTGGAGATTTTGGCCGGTACCGCCCTCCCGGCCGTGGCCGTGGCACTGGCCCAGTGCCTGGCGTTGGTCGCGGCCGGGGCCGCGCTGCTGCACCTGGGGCTGCCGAGGCGTCCGGAACTGCTGCTCGCCGGCCTCGCGCTGGGCGTCCCGTTGCAGGCGGCGCTTGCCGCCGCGTCCACTGCCTTCACCCGCAGCGTGGAGCTGGCCCAGCTCACCACCGCCCCGCTGATCCTGCTCTCGGCGGTAGGCTCGGGCGTCCTGATCCCGCTGGGGTCGATGCCGCAGCTGATGGGGGAAGTCTGCCGATGGCTGCCGCTCACCCCGGTGATGGAGCTGGTACGGGCCGGCTGGATCGGCGGCTCCTCGGCCGGAGCGGCCCAGGTGCTGCTCGAGCTGGCCGCCGCGTCGGCCTGGACCCTGTTCGCCGCGTTCGCTGTCCGCCGCTGGTTCCGCTGGGAACCCCGCCGATGA
- a CDS encoding sensor histidine kinase gives MASLTGWWQRRSDPARIELYTRSSFYFFALSEVGVLSGSLLGGRASAGPWIGLIGLGAVHAALCALLSARGLDWLLGRRERPVRLLAAVAALSMGGAVLAVTLRQTGLLGSGVDVVVLAVGLIAFGLGAMVLGIRGLRELVWCLVGAAALLAAPCALLGLPGGAVVGLAAGVLGVGALMMFTSGCSMWLMNVVWELDAARELEPRLAVAEERLRFGRDLHDVMGRNLAVIALKSELAVHLARQGRPEAVEQMIEVQRIARESQHEVREVVRGYRQADLSVELAGALSVLRAAGIDAEAEGEGGGALPPEVQAALGWVVREATTNVLRHSEARSCVIRLGTDGAAVLSMHNDGVGPRGSDAASGSGLDGLRERLAALGGTLAVESGAGSFRLTAEVPLAGPDRLGARQRGAAV, from the coding sequence ATGGCAAGCCTGACCGGCTGGTGGCAGCGGCGCAGCGACCCTGCCCGGATCGAGCTCTACACCCGGTCCTCGTTCTACTTCTTCGCGCTCTCCGAGGTGGGCGTGCTCAGCGGCTCGCTGCTCGGCGGGCGCGCCTCGGCGGGGCCGTGGATCGGGCTGATCGGCCTGGGAGCGGTGCACGCCGCGCTGTGCGCGCTGCTCTCGGCCAGGGGCCTGGACTGGCTGCTGGGCCGCCGGGAGCGCCCGGTCCGACTGCTCGCCGCCGTCGCCGCGCTGTCCATGGGGGGCGCGGTGCTCGCCGTGACGCTGCGGCAGACGGGGCTGCTCGGCAGCGGCGTGGACGTGGTGGTGCTCGCCGTGGGCCTGATCGCCTTCGGCCTGGGCGCGATGGTCCTCGGCATCCGCGGGCTCCGCGAGCTGGTGTGGTGCCTGGTGGGCGCGGCGGCGCTGCTGGCTGCGCCCTGTGCACTGCTGGGGCTCCCCGGCGGGGCGGTGGTCGGGTTGGCCGCCGGGGTGCTCGGGGTGGGGGCGCTGATGATGTTCACCAGCGGCTGCTCGATGTGGCTGATGAACGTGGTCTGGGAGCTGGACGCGGCCCGGGAGCTGGAGCCGAGGCTGGCCGTCGCCGAGGAGCGGCTGCGGTTCGGCCGCGATCTGCACGATGTGATGGGGCGCAATCTGGCGGTGATCGCCCTCAAGAGCGAACTGGCCGTGCACCTGGCGCGGCAGGGCCGTCCGGAGGCGGTGGAGCAGATGATCGAGGTGCAGCGGATCGCCCGGGAGTCCCAACACGAGGTGCGCGAGGTGGTGCGCGGCTACCGGCAGGCCGACCTGTCCGTGGAGCTGGCCGGGGCGCTGTCCGTGCTGCGCGCGGCGGGGATCGACGCGGAAGCCGAGGGGGAGGGCGGCGGCGCGCTGCCGCCCGAGGTGCAGGCCGCGCTGGGCTGGGTCGTCCGCGAGGCCACCACCAACGTGCTGCGCCACAGCGAGGCCAGGAGCTGCGTCATCCGGCTGGGCACGGACGGCGCGGCGGTGCTCTCGATGCACAACGACGGGGTGGGCCCGCGCGGCAGTGACGCTGCGTCAGGGAGCGGCCTGGACGGGCTGCGCGAACGGCTCGCGGCACTCGGCGGGACCCTGGCGGTGGAGTCGGGGGCCGGTTCCTTCCGGCTGACCGCCGAGGTGCCGCTGGCCGGGCCGGACCGGCTCGGGGCGCGGCAGCGGGGAGCGGCCGTATGA
- a CDS encoding response regulator transcription factor, translating to MSERVRVLLADDEHLIRGAVAALLSYEEDLLVVAEAASGPEALAMARAHRPDVAVLDLQMPGGLDGVAVAAALQAELPGCRTMIVTSHGRPGHLKRALAAGVRGFVPKTVSAARLAEIIRSLHAGGRYVDPELAADAISAGDSLLTVREAQVLALAADGAPIAEVARRASLSPGTVRNYLSSATAKLSADNRHTAVRMARERGWI from the coding sequence ATGAGCGAGCGCGTGCGGGTGCTGCTGGCCGACGACGAGCACCTGATCCGGGGCGCGGTCGCCGCGCTGCTGTCCTACGAGGAGGACCTGCTGGTGGTGGCCGAGGCCGCGTCGGGCCCGGAGGCCCTGGCGATGGCCAGGGCGCACCGGCCTGACGTGGCGGTGCTGGATCTGCAGATGCCGGGCGGCCTGGACGGGGTCGCGGTGGCCGCGGCGCTGCAGGCCGAGCTGCCCGGGTGCCGGACGATGATCGTCACCAGCCACGGCCGTCCCGGGCACCTCAAGCGGGCCCTGGCCGCCGGGGTGCGCGGCTTCGTGCCGAAGACGGTGTCCGCGGCGCGACTGGCCGAGATCATCCGCAGCCTGCACGCCGGCGGGCGCTATGTGGACCCGGAGCTGGCCGCTGACGCGATCAGCGCCGGCGACTCCTTGCTGACCGTGCGCGAGGCCCAGGTGCTGGCACTGGCGGCGGACGGCGCCCCGATCGCCGAGGTGGCCCGGCGGGCCTCGCTCTCCCCGGGCACGGTGCGCAACTACCTCTCCTCCGCCACGGCCAAGCTCTCCGCCGACAACCGCCACACGGCGGTCAGAATGGCCCGCGAACGCGGCTGGATCTAG